Below is a genomic region from Azoarcus sp. KH32C.
TGAGGGCGGACTCGCACCCCCCATTCGGGAGGGGGCGTAATCGTCCGGGTGGGGGCGCAAACTGGCGCCTGAACAACTCAGGGAGTCATGTCATGGCACTGCCGAATCTTGCTGGCAAGCGGGTTCTCGTTACCGGCGCGTCGTCGGGAATCGGTCTGGAAACGACGTTGGCCTTCGCGCGCCGCGGCGCCAGCCTGTTGCTCGTTGATGTCAATGCTGCCGGCCTCGATACGGCAGCGCAGGCGGTGCGCGCGCTCGGCGCCGAATGCCGGACCTGGGTCGTCGACGTCGCCGACGAGGCGGCGATGACGGCGCTGGCGGACGAGGTGCATGCGCTCGGCGGCCCGCTCGACGTGCTGGTGAACAACGCCGGCATCGGCTACATCGGACCCTTCGTCGCGACGCCGAGCGAAGCCTGGCATCGCGTCTTCGGCGTCAACGTGATGGGCGTCGTGCATGGCTGCGCCGCGTTCCTGCCCCGCATGCTGCAAGCCGGTGGCCCGCGCCACGTGGTGAACGTCGCCTCGGCGGCCGGCCTCGCGCCGGTCTGCAACATGAGCGTCTATGCGGCATCGAAGCACGCCGTCGTCGGGCTCAGCGACAGCCTGGCGATGGAACTGGCGACCTCGCAAGTGTCGGTCAGCGTGGTCTGTCCGGGCATCATCAATACGCCGATCACCCACGTTTCGGAGCGTTCGGTGTCGAAGGCGGTCTCGGCCGAACAGATCGCCCGTCTGCAGAAGTTCTACCGGGAAAAGGGGGCGCCACCGCGGCTCGTCGGCGAAGCCATCGTTGACGCCGTGCGCAGCGGGCGCGGCATCGTTCTCGTAGGTCCCATTGCGCGCCTGATCTACAACCTGCGCCGCCTCTCGCGGGGCCTACTGCTCAAGGTGCTGATCGCGGACTCGAAAAAGACGGGCTGGATATGAGCACGTCGGTCGCGGGCGTCGCCGCGCGCCCCCCCATGCGTGAAGGAACGAGGATGGAATTCCAAAGCAGACGCCTGCAGGTCAACGGCATTTCCATGAGCGTCGTGGTCGCCGGCAACGGCCCGGACGTCTTGTTGCTGCACGGCTTCCCGGACACGCACGCGGTCTGGCGGAAGCAGATTCCCGCGCTGGTCGAAGCCGGCTATCGCGTCATCGCGCCGGACCTGCGCGGCTGCGGCGAGACCGAGGCGCCGCGCGGCGTCGCCTCCTACCGCCTCGACCATCTGGTCGGCGACGTCGTCGCGCTGCTCGACGCGCTCGGCATCGACAAGGTGCGCCTCGTGGCGCACGACTGGGGGGCCGTCATCGGCTGGCAGGTCGTTCTCCTCCATCCGCGGCGCATCGACCGCTACGTCGCGCTTTCCGTCGGTCATCCGGCTGCCTATGCGAGCGGCGGGCTGATGCAGAAGATCCGCGGCTATTACGTGGTCTTCTTCCAGTTGCGCGGCCTCGCCGAGTTCATGCTCCGCCTCGGCGACTGGGCGCTGTTCCGCCTCGTCACCGGCTACCCCGCCGAGATGCCGCACTGGCGCATGGCGCTGCAGCGGCCGGGGCGGCTGACGGCAGGGATCAACTACTACCGCGCCAACCTGACGAAGCTGTTGCTGCCGAGGCGCTGGGGCGACGCGACGGTGCCGGTGGTCGGCATCTGGAGCAGCGGCGACCGTTTTCTGGTCGAGCAGCAGATGACCGCGGCAGCGCAGTACTGCAAGGCCGGCTGGCGCTATATACGCGTTGAACAGGCCAATCACTGGCTGCAGCTGGATGCGCCCGAAACCATCAATCCGCTGCTGCTCGACGCCTTGCGCTGAAGCCGGATCTCACAACCAGGGAAGAATATGAGCAAATCTCGTTTCCAGATCTATTTGGGGCTCGCCTTCGCGCTGATCTTCGCCGCCTTCTGGGCGTGGCAGTCGCCCGGCAGCGTGCGCGGCGCGCTGACGCCGGCGGAAGTCGACCGCTACCTGTCGGCCGTCGAAAAACTCGCCTTCCCGCCGGAGGAAAAGCCGGAGGTGATGAAGCGCCTGCGCGCCTGGGCGCTGGCCGACGACGGCAAGCCCTTCTACATGCTGAACCTGATGCGCTACCACGAGCAGGTGCGCCGCTTCGCAGGTGCGATCGACTTCGCCGGCACGCCGCAGGAAGCCAATCGGCGCTACGAGGAGGCGGCCATTCCGCTGCTCGCCGATTCGGGCAGCTACCCGGTATTCGCCAGCGAGACGCGCGAGAAGAACCTGTTCGAGCACCAGCCGGCGCTCGACGACTGGGAGCGCGTCCTCGTCATGCGCTACACCAGCCGCCGCGCGTTCCTCGACCTGCTGACGCATCCTGACTACGCCAAGGTGGTCGCGTACAAGTTCATGGCGCTGCAGGTCCTGCTGCTGCCGATGCCGGGCGACCTGGTCGTCCCCGACCTGCGCTGGCCGGTCGGCAGCGCCCTGCTGGCGATCTTCCTCTCCGTCGGCTGGTGGCGCGCAGCGCGCCGCAATCGACCTGCCGGAACGCCCGGATAACAGGAGTGGCACGCCGCCGCAGGCGGCGTGCGAAGTGACAGTCAACACAATCAAGGAGACATCATGAGTGAAATGAGCGGCGGCGAACTGATCGCCCGTTGTCTTGCCAACGAAGGCATCAAGTACCTGATCGGTCTGCCCTGTCCGGACGTTGATCCCCTGCTGGCGAAACTGGAAGAGTTCGGCATTCGCCTGATCCCCGTCCGCCACGAGGCGGCGGCCCTGCATATGGCCGAAGGCCTATACAAGACGACCGGCCAGGTGGCCGCGGTGTTCGGCAACCCCGGACCGGGCTCGGCCAACCTGCTCCCGGGCATCCTGACGGCGATGCACGAAGGCGTGCCGGTGCTGGTGATCACGGCCCAGCATCGTCCCGCGATCGTCAATCCATCGCTGCCGACCACCTTTCAGGGGCAGGACCAGCTCGACATCTTCCGACCGACGGTCAAGTGGGGCGGCTCGGTGTCGATCTGGGAGCGCGTTCCCGAGCTGTTCCGCGCCGCCTTCCGCGAAATGTGGAACGGCCGCCCTGGCCCGGTGCACCTCGATATTCACAACACCGTCGTCTATGGTAAGGGCGACCCCGCCAAGGCGCCGATCTTCCCGTCGGCGATGGCGCGCGCTGGCGCGCCACAGGCTTCGCAGCGCCAGATTGTGGAGGCGGTCGACCTGCTCGCCAGCGCCAAGCGGCCGCTGCTCATCGCTGGCGCTGGCGTCGACCGCGCCGGCGCCGCAGAACAGCTGCGGGAGATTTGCGAGGCGCTCAATTGCCCGGTGATCACGACGATGTCCGGCCGTTCGGCGTTTCCGATCAACCATCCGAACCACCTGCCGATGTACCTGTCGGATCCGGCCAAGGCCGAGGCGGACGTCGTCCTCGTCGCCGGCTCCCGCTTGGGTAACCTCGATCTGCCGTTCGACAAGTACTGGGGCGATCCGCTGGCGAAGAAGCTGATCCATATCGACGTCGACCCGCGCAACATCGCGGTGTCGCGGCCGGTCGCGCTCGGCATCGTCGCCGAAGTCGGCGACGCGCTGACTGGAATCGCCGCCGAGCTCAAGCGGCGCGAACCGAAGCGTGCCGACGGCAGCGACCTCGCGCGTTACCGCGCAGCCGTTGCCGGCGCGCAGCAGGCCTTTGGCAAATTGGTCACCGAATGGCCCGGCCCCGACATTCATCCGGCGCAGGCGATGCTCGCCATCGGCGAGATCTTCGGCGGCGACGCCTGCTACGCCGTCGACGGCGGGATGACCTCGCTCTGGGGCCATTCCTTCCTGCCCGCGACGAAGCCGCGTTCGTACATGACCATCCTCGAGTTCGGTATGCTCGGCGTCGGCATTCCCGCCGCCTTCGGCGCCAAGCTCGGCGACCCGTCGCGCGAGGTGGTCTGCGTCACCGGCGACGGCGCCGCCGGCTTCAACATCATGGAGATGGAGTCGGCCGTGCGCGAGGGGCTGAAGCTCACCACCATCGTCCTCGCCGAAGGCTCGTGGACGCTGGAGGAACCGAACCAGCTGGCGCTCTACGGCAAGACCTTCGGCTGCGACATGGGCACGGTGCGCTGGGACAAGGTTGCCGAAGGCCTCGGCTGCCACGGCGAATACGTCGAGCGCCTGGAGGATCTGCCGGCAGCGCTGGCTCGTGCCAAGGCGTCCCCGGCCCCGGCGCTGGTCTGCATCCGCACCAGCCGCGACGGCAATCGCAACATGCCGGCCGAACTGATGCAGAAGTTCACCGAGGTCTATTACGGCACCTGAGGCCGGGTCGGTCTCTGGCTGAACATCGCTCGCCATCCCTGAGCGCCGGAGGAGCGTTCTTTACCCGCTCCTCCTTCGGAACGGAGCCTGTGTTGCGACAGGCTCCGTTCTCGTTATTGGCTTCTCATCTCGCTCAACCCGCCATGCTCAGACTGTTTGTCATCGCCTGCGTTGGTTGCCGGTCGCTCTTCGTTCAAGCCGAAGATGCAGAGATTGCTGATCTGTTCAGCAAAGCGGGCGTCACCGGAACGCTGCTGATCGAATCGGCCAAGACGGGACAGCGTTTTGTGCACAACGATTCCCGTGCGCAGCAAGCATTTGTCGCTGCTTCTACCTTCAAGGTGTTCAACACCCTGATCGCCCTTGAAGAGGGCGTCATAGAGGGGGCCAACGTGCCAATCCAGTGGGATGGAACTCGTTACGACATGCCTGAATGGAACGACGACCAAACCCTCGGCAGCGCATTCAAGCTCAGTTGCGTGTGGTGCTATCAGGAGTTGGCTCGGCGGGTGGGGGCGGTGAAATACCCTGCCTATCTTCGTCAAGCGAAATATGGGAAGCTGCGCGAATCGTTTGAAGGCACGCAGTTTTGGCTGAACGGCCCGCTGTCGATCACGCGGTAGCGGATGCCCCGTTCGTCGTCGACGCCGGTGACTTGTTCGACGACCCGTCCTAAGCTTCCCCGCGCCGTTCCGGTTCAGCGGCGGCGCGTTCGCGCCGTCCGCTGGAACCGCTCGTTAGCTGGTCCTTCTCAAGCTCATTTCACCGGTTCGATCTCCCCCGGCCGCCACGTCTTGTCGAACCACGGCTGGAGTGGGCCGTAGAGGCGGAGTAAGGTGTTCCAGCCCTTGCCGGGAACAGTCTGAATCCAGTTGTTCTCCTTGCCGGCCGGGGCCTTGGGGCCGAAGTAGATGTCTACCGAACCGTCCGGGTTCACCTGAAAATTCGGGTTCTGGCTGGTAGCGGCCGGCCAGCGCTGGTCGGTCTGGAGCATCGAGCGGGTCTGGTTGTCGTAAAGGATGACCGACCAGAAATCTTTGACCGGGATGTTTGGCGGCAGGTGTAGCTTGTAGTTCTTGCTGCCATCGAGCGGTTGGCCTTTGGAATCGACGAAAGCCGCCATGTATTGTGAGCCCATGCCGATGACCTTGGAGTCCATGGCCGGGGTCACACCGGTAGCATAGAAGAAGAAGGCTGAGTAGGCGTCGAGCACGCGCGCGCCGTTCTCTTCGAACTTATAGCCGCCATGGAAGCCGGAGCGCCAAGCGCTATTCGGGTAGTAGTAGCTCTCCTTGATCCGGAGGCGGGAGTTGATGGCGCGGGCCGTCGCGTCGCCGACCAGTGCGGCCTCCGCGAGAACCTTCTTCATCCGCGCGTCGGGCGCAAACGGCTTGCCTTTCCGGATACCGACCGAGTGCCAGAAGCCGAGGGTGACCGGATCCACCGCGTCGGTCGGCTCCTCCTGCACCACTTGGTTGAGGTACTCCCAGAAGGTGTAATCAGCCGGCGCCAGCGTGCTGAAATCTTTCCCGGAAACGTGGACGAAGTTCATCTTCGGCGGATTGGCTGCGTCCTCGAGGGGATAGATGCGGGTGTGTTTCTCCACTGCATCGACGCCGGGTTTCGGGTCGCCGTTGACGAGGAACGAGCGCCAGGGCGCCCACACCGAGTAGGTGGTGCAGCGAACGACGTGATAGCCGGCCGGCACCTGGCCGTCGTAGCCGGGAGGAAGCAGGAGATACTTGCCGCCCTGGCCCTTGTCCGGTCCGGTGAATCCGACATCCGTGACGAAGTGAAACCACATGTCGTTGATCAGGCCAAGCACCTTGGGCGGCACTTCCATCACCAGTGGTCCTTTGCGGAGATCGAGCCAGAACCAAGTGTAGGGGGTGTTGTTGTTTGGGGTGAGGAACAACGACTTCGAGTCCATCCTGTCCTCGAAGATGGGGATCGTTTGGTTGATGGGCCCCAACTCGGCGATCCCCTTGCGGTTTGCCAACTGGCTGACCGGCGCCAAACCTAGCAAATACGCCTGAACCGCGCGCTGGAAATCAAGGTTATCGTAGAGCTTATCGACGGCGTCGTCGTCGGGGAAGCCGTCGAAGAAGCGGAGCGTGCCGAGGCGGGTGTTTACCTCATCAGGAATGGCGATGCCTGGCGGGATCTCCGTGGTCATCTTCATCTTGGGTGCGGTCTGCGCCTGTGCGGTAGAAGCAGCGACCGCGAAAACCAGCACGCTGGCAAGAAGGTGTTTCATGCTCTTTATTTTCATTGGTACCTCGATTTCGTTTCGAGTGCGTCGCTGTGCGACCTCCTCACAGGCGTTCTGAGCCGCAGCCGTCGGGGTTCGGGAAACCGTCGCGGCAGTGCTGGACCTAGTCGAAAGCGATCCTGCGGCGCATTGCGTTTTCCTCGGTCAGCACACCCCACGCGGGCTGCGGCGGTGCGGCGATACGGACCTTGCCGACAACCTGCCGGTCGTCGGCCGGCCGGCGCGGGTCGTTCGGCCGCAGCGCGAAGCCCCGTTCCCGGTCGGGCTTGCCCGGCCCCATTCACGGCAGTTCGATGGAAAAGCCGAGCGACGCGTCGCACGACTTCTGCGAGCACGTCGCCGCCCCCGAGCACGGCACGCCTCAAGGCGTGACTACGACCTTGCAGTGGTCGTTCGGTTTGCGCAGCACTTCGAATGTCGCCGGCAGTTCGTCGAGGCCGATCGTCGCGGTGACCATCGGCGCGTTCGTGATCCGGCCGTTGCCCAGCATCTGCAGCACAAAGCCGAAATCCGCCGGCTCGTAGCCGAGCGTGAAGGTCATGCGCAGGCGCTTCATCGCCGCCGACA
It encodes:
- a CDS encoding SDR family NAD(P)-dependent oxidoreductase produces the protein MALPNLAGKRVLVTGASSGIGLETTLAFARRGASLLLVDVNAAGLDTAAQAVRALGAECRTWVVDVADEAAMTALADEVHALGGPLDVLVNNAGIGYIGPFVATPSEAWHRVFGVNVMGVVHGCAAFLPRMLQAGGPRHVVNVASAAGLAPVCNMSVYAASKHAVVGLSDSLAMELATSQVSVSVVCPGIINTPITHVSERSVSKAVSAEQIARLQKFYREKGAPPRLVGEAIVDAVRSGRGIVLVGPIARLIYNLRRLSRGLLLKVLIADSKKTGWI
- a CDS encoding alpha/beta fold hydrolase encodes the protein MEFQSRRLQVNGISMSVVVAGNGPDVLLLHGFPDTHAVWRKQIPALVEAGYRVIAPDLRGCGETEAPRGVASYRLDHLVGDVVALLDALGIDKVRLVAHDWGAVIGWQVVLLHPRRIDRYVALSVGHPAAYASGGLMQKIRGYYVVFFQLRGLAEFMLRLGDWALFRLVTGYPAEMPHWRMALQRPGRLTAGINYYRANLTKLLLPRRWGDATVPVVGIWSSGDRFLVEQQMTAAAQYCKAGWRYIRVEQANHWLQLDAPETINPLLLDALR
- a CDS encoding thiamine pyrophosphate-binding protein, which translates into the protein MSEMSGGELIARCLANEGIKYLIGLPCPDVDPLLAKLEEFGIRLIPVRHEAAALHMAEGLYKTTGQVAAVFGNPGPGSANLLPGILTAMHEGVPVLVITAQHRPAIVNPSLPTTFQGQDQLDIFRPTVKWGGSVSIWERVPELFRAAFREMWNGRPGPVHLDIHNTVVYGKGDPAKAPIFPSAMARAGAPQASQRQIVEAVDLLASAKRPLLIAGAGVDRAGAAEQLREICEALNCPVITTMSGRSAFPINHPNHLPMYLSDPAKAEADVVLVAGSRLGNLDLPFDKYWGDPLAKKLIHIDVDPRNIAVSRPVALGIVAEVGDALTGIAAELKRREPKRADGSDLARYRAAVAGAQQAFGKLVTEWPGPDIHPAQAMLAIGEIFGGDACYAVDGGMTSLWGHSFLPATKPRSYMTILEFGMLGVGIPAAFGAKLGDPSREVVCVTGDGAAGFNIMEMESAVREGLKLTTIVLAEGSWTLEEPNQLALYGKTFGCDMGTVRWDKVAEGLGCHGEYVERLEDLPAALARAKASPAPALVCIRTSRDGNRNMPAELMQKFTEVYYGT
- a CDS encoding DUF1254 domain-containing protein, with translation MKIKSMKHLLASVLVFAVAASTAQAQTAPKMKMTTEIPPGIAIPDEVNTRLGTLRFFDGFPDDDAVDKLYDNLDFQRAVQAYLLGLAPVSQLANRKGIAELGPINQTIPIFEDRMDSKSLFLTPNNNTPYTWFWLDLRKGPLVMEVPPKVLGLINDMWFHFVTDVGFTGPDKGQGGKYLLLPPGYDGQVPAGYHVVRCTTYSVWAPWRSFLVNGDPKPGVDAVEKHTRIYPLEDAANPPKMNFVHVSGKDFSTLAPADYTFWEYLNQVVQEEPTDAVDPVTLGFWHSVGIRKGKPFAPDARMKKVLAEAALVGDATARAINSRLRIKESYYYPNSAWRSGFHGGYKFEENGARVLDAYSAFFFYATGVTPAMDSKVIGMGSQYMAAFVDSKGQPLDGSKNYKLHLPPNIPVKDFWSVILYDNQTRSMLQTDQRWPAATSQNPNFQVNPDGSVDIYFGPKAPAGKENNWIQTVPGKGWNTLLRLYGPLQPWFDKTWRPGEIEPVK